The sequence TTTACCGTTAAGAATGACATGGTCATTCCCTTCACCCACATTATCCTGGACACTTTTTTCTTCTTCGAGTTGAGATCTTAACTGGTCGAAGTAGGCTACCTCCAGCTTTGTTCCCAGCTTTAGAGTACCGGAAAGAGGCTCCATTTTATGAAGAAGCGTCTTGAGAAGTGTCGTTTTACCGGCGCCATTGGGACCGATTATGCCCACCTTATCACCGCGCATGATGATGGTGGAGAAATCTTTTACAACAACATTACCGTCATAACCGCAGCTAAGGTTTTCGGCCTCTATGACAAGCTTTCCCGACAGTTTACCTTGCTGCAGACTCATCTTTACCTCACCCATGTGCTGTCGCCTATCCTGAAGCTCCCTGCGCATTTTTACAAGCGCCCTCACCCTCCCCTCATTACGGGTCCGCCTTGCCTTGATCCCCTTCCTGATCCATACTTCCTCGTCAGAAAGTTTTTTATCAAACTTTGCTCTTTGGGCCGCTTCCTCCTCTAAAAGCGACTCCTTTCTTTCGAGATAAGTATTGTAGTCGCAATTCCAGCTGCCAAGGCAGCCTCTATCAAGTTCGACTATGCGTGTAGCAAGCTTTTGCAGGAAAGTGCGGTCATGGGTAACAAAGAAAATGCTCCCTTTGTATCTAAGAAGGAAATCTTCCAGCCAGGCAATAGAGTCAATATCAAGATGGTTAGTCGGCTCATCAAGAAGGAGTATATGAGGATCTGTGGCAATTCCTCTTGCAAGAAGTACCCTTCGCTTCATGCCTGCTGAAAGATTTTTAAAAAGAGATGCGCCGTTAAGTTTCATCTGCGAGAGAAGCCTTTCTACCTGCTGCTGTCCTTCCCAGCCCGCACCATCACTAAGAGCTTCTTCCACTACGTCAGACACGGTATCATCAAGACGGTTAGGCACCTCTTGTGTCAAATAGGCAACACGGAGCGACTGCTGCCGGGCAATCTTTCCACTGTCAACGGCAATATCCCCTCTGATCACTTTCATCAGTGTCGATTTGCCTGCACCATTTCTACCGAGCAGACAGACCCTTTCATTTTCTTCTATCTGCAGGTTAACGCCATCAAAAAGAGGCGGTCCTCCGAAACTTAGTTTGACATCATTCATACTCAGAAGAGCCATAAAGATTATTCTCCGTCATTTAATATACAGGAGCCTGTCGGACTTAGGGCTTTTTCTCGCTACAAATTCCTAAGTCAGACAGACTCCTAGCCGGCATTATAGCATTTTCTTGAATTATTAAGTAATGATTCCACTCAATGAAGGCGGGGAATACAGAAAAGAATATAAAGAGGATTCACTAGTCAATGGTCTCAATCCTGTCGCTTGCCTTACTTACGATAAAGATCCTCTCATTATTGCTTTTGGGATCGGTGGGGGTTACAAAAAAGCCGGTTTTATTGAGAGAAAAGGTTGCCGTATAACCTACCAATGTTTCACCATCATGAAAATGAATCCTTACCTTTTTGCCGAAACCTTTTTTTCCCGTATCGACTACCTTCCTGTAACGAGGGTTTCCTTTCAAACTTTTAACAAAGTAAACAGCCTTGAGTTCTGATATATGGACCTCTTTATGGAAGAAACCTATTTCATCATTATCGATAAAAAAGGACTCCTTTTCCGGCGAAAAGCTGCTGGTTTCACCCTTAACCCTTCTGCCATCTACAAAATGAGCAACGACGAGGTTCTTCATGATTAACCTTATATCGCAAAAGAGTGTCCCTTGCAAGCAAATGTCATTTCGACCAAAGAGAGAAATCTTAATCATCTATTCAATGAATTGAAAGAAAGATTTCTCTCTTCCTTCGAAATGCCCCCTGGTGTTTTTTCTCTCACTCTTTTCTGTAAATTCTGTGGCCAAAACTTCTGCTTGACATGAATCCCATAAAAAAGACTATAATAGTATCCATTATGAACGTTAATTCAACAATCCTAAGCAACCTTCTACTACCAAACCTGTCTCTTTTGAGGCAAGGTTACAGGAAGAGGTGCATTTAAGGGTTAGTGAATAACTGAAAAATTAAACAGGCATTCTAAAAGCCACCACCTCTTCGAGGTCGGTGGCTTTTTTAGTGCCTTAGAAATAATTTTTTTCTGTAGAAATTATTTCGTGAAGGCACTTATACCCGGAGGGTATTATTAACTCCGTCCTTGAAGAGATCAAACAAGAGGAGGATAGATATGAAGGAACAAAGAAAAAACAAGTACCAACCCTACCCTGCTATGGCCCTTTCAGACAGAAGCTGGCCTGACAAGGTCATTACAAAGGCGCCCCTTTGGTGTAGCGTCGATCTTAGAGACGGCAACCAGGCCCTTGCCTCACCTATGGGAATTGACCAGAAGATGGCCATGTTCGACCTCCTTGTAAGAATCGGTTTTAAGGAGATAGAGGTTGGTTTTCCTGCGGCTTCGGAGGTGGAATTTAATTTCCTGCGGAAACTGATCGAGAAAGATCATATTCCCTGTGATGTAACCTTACAGGTGCTCACTACTGCCCGTGAAGAGCATATTAAGAGAACCTTTGAGGCCATCAAGGGAGTTAATAAGGCCATCGTTCATCTTTACAACTCTACATCGAGAGTACAGCGGGAAGCGGTCTTTAAAAAGAGTCAGAATGAGATAACTGCCATTGCCGTCAAGGGTGCCGCTACTATGAAGCAATTGAGAGATGAGTCCGGCAACAGCGGAATCAGATTTGAGTACTCTCCCGAAAGTTATACGGGAACAGAGGACAGCTTTGCCCTTCATATCTGTCATGCCGTTATGGATGTGTGGAAACCGACCCGTCTCGACAGGATGATTATCAATCTCCCTGCAACGGTAGAGATGTTTACACCCAACATCTATGCCGACAGGATCGAATGGTTTCACCGTCATATTAAATACCGGGAATCTGTCATTTTAAGCGTCCATACCCATAATGACAGGGGAACAGCCGTAGCGGCGGCAGAAATGGCGATCATGGCAGGTGCCGACCGCGTGGAAGGCGCTCTTTTCGGCAACGGTGAGCGCTCGGGAAATATGGATATAGTCACTATGGCCCTTAATCTCTATACCCAGGGGATAGAAACGGGACTCGATTTTTCAGACATTGACCATGTAAGGAAAATCTATAGAGAGTGCACGGCTATGGATATTCATCCCCGCCACCCTTATGCAGGAGAACTCGTCTACACAGCTTTTTCCGGCTCACATCAGGATGCAATCAACAAGGGGCTCAAAGCCAATGAGGCATCTGAAAGTGAACGATGGGATGTACCCTACCTCCCTATTGACCCGAAAGATGTGGGAAGAAACTACGAAGCCGTCATCAGGATCAACAGCCAGTCGGGAAAAGGCGGAGTCGCCTACATCATGGAAAGTGAGTTCGGCTATCGCCTTCCGAGAGATATGCAGCCACATTTCGGTAAGATCGTACAAAAGGAAACTGAAATTAAGGGATCGGAATTAGCGGCTAAGGAGATAGGTAACGCTTTTCATGACACCTACATGCCGGATAGTGGCCCCTACTGTCTCAAATCATTTGAGAGCCATAATGCCACCGGTGAGGTTTCTCATATTGAGGCGGTAATAAGCCATGAAGGTGTCCATTTCTCCATCAAATCGGAAGGGAAAGGCCCCATTGATGCTTTTGCAAAAGGGATGAAGGAGGAATTTGCTCTCTCTTTTACCATAACGATCTACGAGGAACATGAATTGTCGCCAGGCTCGGAAGCAAAAGCTATAGCCTATATGGGAATTACTGATAAAAGAGGCCAAACCTTTTTCGGGGCGGCAATTGATGAGAATATTGAAATGGCGACTGTAAAGGCGCTCGTTTGTGCTGTTTGTCGTATGCGCATGTAAGACAACTGCTCCTCCCCTCTAACAAAGGGGAGGATTTTTTCCCTCATAAGCAGCAAAGGCCTCCCCCTTTTGCAAAGGGGGAAAGAGGGGGATTTGAGTACTGTCATTAGGCACTAAAGGAATTTATTCTTCTTAGATTCCTTTTTTATATTGGGCCTTAGTTGTGGGGTGAATAATTTGATTAAGTTCCTTAATTGATTCAGAATTTCCATTCAGGCAATTTTCAAAAAGCTTTATTATTCCCCTTTTATCCATATCTATTTCAGTACCCGTTTTTATATCCCGTAAATCAATGAAAAAGCCGGAAAAGAGATCCGGCAAATCTGAAATAATATCCGTATTGAGATAATTTTTCTCATTGTAGAGACAATTATAGCTCCCTGATCTTTTTTCAATGAGAAAAGAGACCTTTTTTACATTTGTAATTAATGCAGATTTATTACACTCTGGAATACAGTTATCATCAATTCTATCTTTTTCACATCCCGTCACCTGATGAAAAAAACATTGCCTGCTGGTCATTAATACAATGGGGTGATAGATACTGTAATAAAGTTCGAAATCGTCAGGCCTTTTAATGTTCTTTATCTGAATTTTTTTAAGCTCATTTGAAATGAATGAACCATGACAGTTAAATTTTTCCTTCAAACATAAAAGGCTAAAGGAATTAACAATATTAAGATAGGGGCCTGCTATCCAGGGGATTCCATTTTTACCCGCTTCATAAGCAATTCCCGTATTGTTAGTTACAATAAGTTTGGGTTGCAGCTGCCTAAGAAACTCCACTGCAGCAGCATAGCTTTCTCCGATTAAAACAGAGGGGAACCAGGGAATTAATTTCTTATTTTTTCTAAAAAGTTCTATAAACTCAGGCACTTCATTTTCAATGCAATCAGGAAGTTGAAAATAGATGTTTGCAGAGCTTGCATTACAAAGATATAGATCCTTTTGGGAGGAGATTAATACAGAAAGCGTGGGTTTTATCTTTACGTTATTCTGCTTTTTTATGAGGGGAACTTCAATAGGGTCAACAAATTCTCTTGAGCCATTCAAGATGTATAATATTCTTTTTTTTATTAAAGTAAGTTCTTTAAAAGGGATAAAAAGATCATCTTCAAGTGCCTCTAATTCCAGCGCCTTAATGTAATATGAGCTATCATTTACAGCTTTAAGCCGTTGTAATAAAAAATCCTTATTTAAGGTCTCATGAGCGGCTTTTTTAAGATGAGTCTCTGAAAGCACATCAAAGGTACTGTCCGTTGTTTTTACAGAGACTTTTAAAGGCCTATCTTCTTTCCCTGAAATATTTATTATTAAAGGCGATTTTTCTATACTTAAGTCTTTAATTTTACCTTTAACAGTCCATATAATTTCTTCTTTTTTGTCATAAAATTCCTTTTTCTCTTTTATCAATTTATCATTTGAAGAATCAATATTAAGCTCAGAATACTGCTTTATTGAATGGTCCCTGGGATAATCAATAAACATATCTTTATTAATATCTCCCTTCATAAAGGCATTTGAAAAATCCCGGTTAAAGACCTTATAAAGATCGCTATTGTCGCTCTTTAGTCTGTATTGATTATAAAAACTAGCGATTTGCTTTCTCCAGCTGTTTACCACCGTATAGACGTAATCAAAGCTCTTTATTCTTCCTTCAATCTTTATTGAGTCAACGCGGGCATCATATATTTCCCTTAGATCAAACCAGGCTGAATTATCTTTAAGATTAAGAGGGAAGTTTTTACCTTGTGGCGTCGTTATATATTCATCTCTGCAGGGTTGGCTGCATCTGCCGCGATTTCCTGAATTCCCCCCATGAAGAGAACTGATATAACAAAGGCCTGAAAAAGAGATACAGTAGGAACCGTGGACAAATATTTCGGTCAGGATATTACTTTTATGCCCAACCACCGCTAATGCTTTTACTTCATTAATATTCAACTCTCTTGATAGATTAACCCGGGTAGCATTGAGTTTATGTAAAAAATGTATCTGACCTTCATTATGGGTAGTAAGCTGAGTAGAGGCATGAATTTTAAGCCCCTTAAAATAGTTGGATAAGAGATAAAACATCCCTAAATCCTGCACAATGACTCCATCGATAGACGTATTAACTAATTTATTCAGTAACCTGATAAGGGCCGGGATTTCACTTTCCGTGATAATGATATTAAGGGTGAGAAAAACTTCGCAATTATTTTTATGAGCAAGCCTTAAAATCCCATTCAAATCTTCAAATGTTATATTTTCTGCCCGGTTTCTGGCATTAAATTTATCCAAACCACAGTAGATAGCATCCGCTCCTGCAACAATTGCAGCTTTTATGGAATCAATATCTCCGCCTGGCGCCAGTAATTCAATTTTTCTCTTCATGGGGTTCATTGTAACTTAATTGAAGTCGGTGACATGAAATAATCTGTTGTAAGGATGGATACCCTCATAACCCTCCCCCTTTTGCAAAGGGGGAAAGAGGGGGATTTAAGTGGCTGTGATTCCAAACGGTTAGCTTGCGACCCAGAAAATGGAGAGCGAGAATATTTAAATGGAGTTAAAAGAGGTAATAATTTAGCCGTCAATAATGATATCTGCACTGCACGACTATAAGGTTAGCATCATTGACTTTATAAACAAGCCGATGTTCACGGTCTATCCTGCGCGACCAGTATCCGGACCAGTTGTGTTTTAAAGGCTCCGGATCTCCAATCCCTTCAAATGGATTTCTTTTAATCTCTTTAATGAGTCTGTTGATCCGTTTTAGTACCTTTTCGGCCCAAGACAAGATCATTCTTCAATAAGATCTTTAGTGATAGCTTTGCCTGCCTCAACTTCAGCAATGGCCTCGTTGAGACGCTCCGCATTTTTAGGACTCGCCATTAAGTAGGCCGTTTCTTCATAGGATTTGAAATCCTCCAAAGAAATGACAACGGCAGGCTTACCATTCCTGCGGGTAATCAGTATAGGCACATGATCATCGTTAACTTTGTCTAGTGTGCCGGCCAAATGACTTCGAAATTCAGAGTAGCTAATAGAATCCATTATTAATGCCTCCTTTGAGTAAATATACCCCTATTACACTTGTACTATTAATTGTACGCAAGAAGGATTTTCACAGTTTGTTGAGGAAAGGTTCGGGCCTATTCCGCTTAAGCTCAAGCAACCTTCCTGATCCTGTCATATTCATCCTTATGCTCTTTTTCCATCTGCTGCAGATCGAAAAGGGCCTGCCAATTGAGCCAGAATTCAGCAGTCG comes from Deltaproteobacteria bacterium and encodes:
- the leuA gene encoding 2-isopropylmalate synthase: MKEQRKNKYQPYPAMALSDRSWPDKVITKAPLWCSVDLRDGNQALASPMGIDQKMAMFDLLVRIGFKEIEVGFPAASEVEFNFLRKLIEKDHIPCDVTLQVLTTAREEHIKRTFEAIKGVNKAIVHLYNSTSRVQREAVFKKSQNEITAIAVKGAATMKQLRDESGNSGIRFEYSPESYTGTEDSFALHICHAVMDVWKPTRLDRMIINLPATVEMFTPNIYADRIEWFHRHIKYRESVILSVHTHNDRGTAVAAAEMAIMAGADRVEGALFGNGERSGNMDIVTMALNLYTQGIETGLDFSDIDHVRKIYRECTAMDIHPRHPYAGELVYTAFSGSHQDAINKGLKANEASESERWDVPYLPIDPKDVGRNYEAVIRINSQSGKGGVAYIMESEFGYRLPRDMQPHFGKIVQKETEIKGSELAAKEIGNAFHDTYMPDSGPYCLKSFESHNATGEVSHIEAVISHEGVHFSIKSEGKGPIDAFAKGMKEEFALSFTITIYEEHELSPGSEAKAIAYMGITDKRGQTFFGAAIDENIEMATVKALVCAVCRMRM
- a CDS encoding ATP-binding cassette domain-containing protein gives rise to the protein MALLSMNDVKLSFGGPPLFDGVNLQIEENERVCLLGRNGAGKSTLMKVIRGDIAVDSGKIARQQSLRVAYLTQEVPNRLDDTVSDVVEEALSDGAGWEGQQQVERLLSQMKLNGASLFKNLSAGMKRRVLLARGIATDPHILLLDEPTNHLDIDSIAWLEDFLLRYKGSIFFVTHDRTFLQKLATRIVELDRGCLGSWNCDYNTYLERKESLLEEEAAQRAKFDKKLSDEEVWIRKGIKARRTRNEGRVRALVKMRRELQDRRQHMGEVKMSLQQGKLSGKLVIEAENLSCGYDGNVVVKDFSTIIMRGDKVGIIGPNGAGKTTLLKTLLHKMEPLSGTLKLGTKLEVAYFDQLRSQLEEEKSVQDNVGEGNDHVILNGKSRHIIGYLQDFLFTPDRARSPVKILSGGERNRLLLAKLFTKPSNVIVMDEPTNDLDMETLDLLEEVLSEYKGTLLLVSHDRSFINNIVTSTIVFEGVGRVEEYVGGYDDWLRQRKVEIKENQKKTGAKQKQERPRKLSFRENKELQELPEKIEKLEEKKEELYQFMTDPEIYRNSDRISEIKADIENIEKSLEEDYKRWEELEELRVSIEGGA
- a CDS encoding U32 family peptidase, yielding MKRKIELLAPGGDIDSIKAAIVAGADAIYCGLDKFNARNRAENITFEDLNGILRLAHKNNCEVFLTLNIIITESEIPALIRLLNKLVNTSIDGVIVQDLGMFYLLSNYFKGLKIHASTQLTTHNEGQIHFLHKLNATRVNLSRELNINEVKALAVVGHKSNILTEIFVHGSYCISFSGLCYISSLHGGNSGNRGRCSQPCRDEYITTPQGKNFPLNLKDNSAWFDLREIYDARVDSIKIEGRIKSFDYVYTVVNSWRKQIASFYNQYRLKSDNSDLYKVFNRDFSNAFMKGDINKDMFIDYPRDHSIKQYSELNIDSSNDKLIKEKKEFYDKKEEIIWTVKGKIKDLSIEKSPLIINISGKEDRPLKVSVKTTDSTFDVLSETHLKKAAHETLNKDFLLQRLKAVNDSSYYIKALELEALEDDLFIPFKELTLIKKRILYILNGSREFVDPIEVPLIKKQNNVKIKPTLSVLISSQKDLYLCNASSANIYFQLPDCIENEVPEFIELFRKNKKLIPWFPSVLIGESYAAAVEFLRQLQPKLIVTNNTGIAYEAGKNGIPWIAGPYLNIVNSFSLLCLKEKFNCHGSFISNELKKIQIKNIKRPDDFELYYSIYHPIVLMTSRQCFFHQVTGCEKDRIDDNCIPECNKSALITNVKKVSFLIEKRSGSYNCLYNEKNYLNTDIISDLPDLFSGFFIDLRDIKTGTEIDMDKRGIIKLFENCLNGNSESIKELNQIIHPTTKAQYKKGI
- a CDS encoding type II toxin-antitoxin system prevent-host-death family antitoxin, coding for MDSISYSEFRSHLAGTLDKVNDDHVPILITRRNGKPAVVISLEDFKSYEETAYLMASPKNAERLNEAIAEVEAGKAITKDLIEE